A genome region from Schlesneria paludicola DSM 18645 includes the following:
- a CDS encoding DotU family type IV/VI secretion system protein, with protein sequence MTPEFAQPVNRIFDAVLDLVDRIERHERPDLVEEKTLIRMDLDALTAMASNRPGQRLEDFELIRRALIYWIDEVLTIADAEWKSMTLEFDYFGEKNRAWRFYEYGERGARVSSSDVIETWYLCLVLGFEGDIGEAFREHLHLPMPGGAASSAEARQNWAAEFSRLIRKPTSTELAGEPISGGVEPLTGGIWLQTMTACLFVVVVAFVVLLAIFLKFRSQQ encoded by the coding sequence ATGACCCCTGAATTCGCGCAACCCGTCAATCGCATCTTCGATGCCGTCCTTGATCTGGTGGATCGAATCGAGCGGCACGAGCGACCAGACCTGGTCGAAGAAAAAACACTGATTCGCATGGATCTCGACGCGCTCACGGCGATGGCCAGCAACCGTCCGGGACAACGACTGGAAGATTTTGAGCTTATCCGGCGCGCATTGATCTACTGGATCGATGAAGTTCTGACAATCGCCGATGCCGAATGGAAAAGCATGACGCTCGAGTTCGATTACTTTGGTGAGAAGAATCGCGCTTGGCGTTTCTACGAATACGGCGAACGCGGGGCTCGAGTCAGCTCGTCTGACGTGATCGAAACCTGGTACCTCTGCCTGGTGTTGGGATTTGAAGGAGATATCGGCGAAGCCTTTCGCGAACATCTGCACTTGCCCATGCCCGGCGGGGCAGCCTCGTCCGCGGAGGCCCGTCAGAACTGGGCCGCGGAATTCTCGCGATTGATCCGCAAACCGACATCGACGGAACTCGCAGGTGAACCAATTTCTGGCGGGGTCGAGCCGTTAACAGGCGGAATCTGGCTGCAAACGATGACAGCATGCCTATTCGTCGTTGTGGTTGCATTCGTGGTGTTGCTGGCGATCTTTTTGAAGTTTCGGTCACAACAATAG